In Roseisolibacter agri, the following proteins share a genomic window:
- the dnaA gene encoding chromosomal replication initiator protein DnaA, which produces MSLSAAEVWDRLLARARQELPEQTFRTWLEPTAALSVDDRTIVVGTPDRFSAEWNESKHAALLSSYAPVALGHPVHVVFTVDEEREKKPQIDFFIAPPPPVLPERRPTGGDRATSTLDARRSTLGNAPAISAPLNPRYTFDHFVIGKSNDVAAAASQGAAQAPGKVYNPLFIYGDTGLGKTHLMQGVAHAMLERDPYTRITYIGTEQFTNEFVAAIQSRTTAEFRRRYRETDLLLVDDVQFLKGKETTQEEFFHTFNAIYEAGRQICLTSDRPPKEIPGLEARLVSRFEWGMVAHVDLPEFEHRVAILRKKAELDHLELTIPDEVLEFIAQHVKSSVRELEGSIIKLLAYASLKRGDITVDLAREALRDKLRSEGAVEALAVAARTGTLVSAPGQALGIPAGSPLTPFVIQQAVSAEWGVTPDGLQSKTRTKTLTVPRQVAMWLTRELLALQLVEIGSAFGGRDHSTVIHSLERAVAMMAEDEAFRARVEKVRRVLETLR; this is translated from the coding sequence ATGTCGCTCTCGGCCGCCGAAGTCTGGGACCGCCTCCTCGCCCGCGCCCGCCAGGAGCTGCCCGAGCAGACCTTCCGCACCTGGCTGGAGCCGACCGCGGCCCTCTCGGTCGACGACCGCACCATCGTCGTTGGGACCCCGGACCGCTTCTCGGCCGAGTGGAACGAGTCGAAGCATGCGGCCCTCCTGAGCTCCTACGCGCCGGTCGCCCTCGGGCACCCCGTCCACGTCGTCTTCACGGTGGACGAGGAGCGCGAGAAGAAGCCCCAGATCGACTTCTTCATCGCCCCGCCGCCGCCCGTGCTGCCCGAGCGGCGCCCGACGGGCGGTGACCGCGCCACCTCGACGCTCGACGCTCGACGCTCGACGCTGGGGAATGCCCCGGCGATCTCCGCGCCGCTCAACCCGCGCTACACGTTCGACCACTTCGTCATCGGGAAGTCGAACGACGTCGCCGCCGCCGCGTCGCAGGGCGCCGCGCAGGCCCCCGGCAAGGTCTACAACCCGCTCTTCATCTACGGCGACACGGGGCTCGGCAAGACGCACCTGATGCAGGGCGTCGCGCACGCGATGCTGGAGCGCGATCCGTACACGCGGATCACCTACATCGGCACCGAGCAGTTCACCAACGAGTTCGTCGCCGCCATCCAGAGCCGCACGACGGCCGAGTTCCGCCGGCGCTACCGCGAGACCGACCTCCTGCTGGTCGACGACGTCCAGTTCCTGAAGGGGAAGGAGACGACGCAGGAGGAGTTCTTCCACACGTTCAACGCGATCTACGAGGCGGGGCGCCAGATCTGCCTCACGAGCGACCGCCCGCCCAAGGAGATCCCCGGGCTCGAGGCGCGCCTCGTCTCGCGCTTCGAGTGGGGCATGGTCGCGCACGTGGACCTGCCGGAGTTCGAGCACCGCGTCGCCATCCTCCGCAAGAAGGCGGAGCTGGACCACCTCGAGCTCACGATCCCCGACGAGGTCCTCGAGTTCATCGCGCAGCACGTGAAGTCGAGCGTGCGCGAGCTGGAAGGGTCGATCATCAAGCTGCTGGCGTACGCCTCGCTCAAGCGCGGCGACATCACCGTCGACCTGGCGCGCGAGGCGCTGCGCGACAAGCTGCGCTCCGAGGGCGCCGTCGAGGCGCTCGCCGTCGCCGCCCGCACCGGCACGCTGGTGAGCGCGCCCGGCCAGGCGCTCGGCATCCCCGCGGGCTCGCCGCTGACGCCCTTCGTCATCCAGCAGGCCGTGAGCGCCGAGTGGGGCGTGACGCCGGACGGGCTGCAGTCGAAGACGCGGACCAAGACGCTCACCGTGCCGCGCCAGGTCGCGATGTGGCTCACGCGCGAGCTGCTCGCGCTGCAGCTGGTGGAGATCGGGAGCGCGTTCGGCGGCCGCGATCACTCCACGGTCATCCATTCATTGGAGCGCGCCGTGGCGATGATGGCCGAGGACGAGGCGTTTCGCGCGCGCGTGGAGAAGGTGCGGCGCGTGTTGGAAACCCTGCGCTGA
- the dnaN gene encoding DNA polymerase III subunit beta, which produces MRFTISREKLQEGLSAVAASIPAKTTLPVLANILLETTERGIRLSGTDLDIAVSTEVAADVETPGAITIPAKKLQEIARELPPSPVKIAAAGEQRVTLECGRSRFKLLGLPKDEFPAFPAVRFDESWRIKSGDLQKLIQHTSFAVSTEESRPILNGVLWELRPERMRMVATNGHRLARMELPIASTGAATGDLIVPPKALDQIRRLFPAEEELEIARGDNHLGFRSPFTAVYTRLIEGPYPNYEQVIPKDNDKYAIADKGSLTSALKRMSVIASDQTHRIRLSFNAGMLKFSVQTPDLGEAADELPIRFEGDQLDIGFNASYLLEILRYMPTEEIRLTFKAPERAATVEPEGWSDPAKYLCLVMPLRLMD; this is translated from the coding sequence ATGCGCTTCACGATCTCCCGGGAGAAGTTGCAGGAAGGCCTCAGCGCCGTCGCGGCGAGCATCCCGGCCAAGACCACGCTGCCGGTGCTCGCCAACATCCTGCTCGAGACCACCGAGCGCGGGATCCGCCTGTCGGGCACGGACCTGGACATCGCGGTCAGCACGGAGGTCGCGGCCGACGTCGAGACCCCGGGCGCGATCACGATCCCGGCGAAGAAGCTCCAGGAGATCGCGCGCGAGCTCCCGCCCTCGCCCGTGAAGATCGCGGCCGCCGGCGAGCAGCGCGTGACGCTCGAGTGCGGCCGCTCGCGCTTCAAGCTCCTCGGCCTGCCGAAGGACGAGTTCCCGGCCTTCCCCGCGGTCCGCTTCGACGAGAGCTGGCGCATCAAGAGCGGCGACCTGCAGAAGCTCATCCAGCACACGTCGTTCGCCGTCAGCACCGAGGAGAGCCGCCCGATCCTCAACGGCGTGCTGTGGGAGCTGCGCCCCGAGCGCATGCGCATGGTGGCGACCAACGGCCACCGCCTGGCGCGCATGGAGCTCCCCATCGCGTCCACGGGCGCGGCGACGGGCGACCTGATCGTGCCGCCGAAGGCGCTCGACCAGATCCGCCGCCTCTTCCCGGCGGAGGAGGAGCTGGAGATCGCGCGCGGCGACAACCACCTCGGCTTCCGCTCGCCGTTCACGGCGGTGTACACGCGCCTGATCGAGGGGCCGTACCCGAACTACGAGCAGGTCATCCCGAAGGACAACGACAAGTACGCGATCGCCGACAAGGGCTCGCTCACGAGCGCGCTGAAGCGCATGTCGGTCATCGCGTCGGACCAGACGCACCGGATCCGCCTGTCGTTCAACGCGGGGATGCTGAAGTTCTCGGTGCAGACGCCCGACCTGGGCGAGGCGGCCGACGAGCTGCCGATCCGCTTCGAGGGCGACCAGCTCGACATCGGCTTCAACGCCAGCTACCTCCTCGAGATCCTGCGCTACATGCCGACCGAGGAGATCCGCCTCACGTTCAAGGCGCCGGAGCGCGCCGCGACGGTGGAGCCCGAGGGGTGGAGCGATCCGGCGAAGTACCTCTGCCTGGTGATGCCGCTGCGGCTGATGGATTGA
- a CDS encoding acyl-CoA desaturase, which yields MQHAPSPDARHEHAPSHTHDEPHDDIIHPSPLAFILVHVACIGAFWSGVPASALLLCLALYVVRMFGVTAGYHRYFSHRSFKTGRVMQFVLAFIAQSTAQRGILWWAAKHRHHHRHSDTEHDVHSPRHMGFWYSHVGWIFTAQHDTTDFDSIPDLTKYPELMWLERHPYLPAATLAIACFALGGWPALFVGFFWSTVLLYHGTFFINSLAHVHGKQRYVTGDDSRNNWWLAVITLGEGWHNNHHAYQRSTRQGFRWYEYDPTFYILKAMSWLGLVWELGEPPADVVRNERQLGRAVIEKVSRHLAESFHAPAIAARLQESREVLEHALADARHAAQHARDEAVAKLTARLAELHLPHVPTLDELREAARQKYASSPSMETIVLRARERLLEAIARELLAPSLAGPAPLPA from the coding sequence ATGCAGCACGCGCCATCGCCCGACGCTCGACACGAGCACGCCCCTTCGCACACGCACGACGAGCCGCACGACGACATCATCCACCCCTCGCCGCTGGCGTTCATCCTGGTGCACGTGGCGTGCATCGGCGCGTTCTGGAGCGGCGTGCCGGCGAGCGCGCTGCTGCTCTGCCTCGCGCTGTACGTGGTGCGGATGTTCGGCGTGACGGCCGGCTACCATCGCTACTTCTCGCACCGCTCGTTCAAGACGGGGCGCGTGATGCAGTTCGTGCTCGCGTTCATCGCGCAGAGCACCGCGCAGCGCGGGATCCTCTGGTGGGCGGCGAAGCACCGGCACCACCATCGCCACAGCGACACCGAGCACGACGTGCACTCGCCGCGGCACATGGGCTTCTGGTACTCGCACGTCGGCTGGATCTTCACCGCGCAGCACGACACGACGGACTTCGACAGCATCCCGGACCTGACGAAGTATCCGGAGCTGATGTGGCTCGAGCGGCATCCGTACCTGCCGGCGGCGACGCTCGCGATCGCGTGCTTCGCGCTCGGCGGGTGGCCGGCGCTGTTCGTCGGGTTCTTCTGGAGCACGGTGCTGCTGTACCACGGCACCTTCTTCATCAACTCGCTGGCGCACGTGCACGGGAAGCAGCGCTACGTGACCGGCGACGACTCGCGCAACAACTGGTGGCTCGCCGTCATCACGCTGGGCGAGGGGTGGCACAACAACCACCACGCGTACCAGCGCTCGACGCGGCAGGGGTTCCGCTGGTACGAGTACGACCCGACGTTCTACATCCTCAAGGCGATGTCGTGGCTCGGCCTCGTGTGGGAGCTCGGTGAGCCGCCGGCCGATGTCGTGCGCAACGAGCGGCAGCTGGGCCGCGCGGTGATCGAGAAGGTGTCGCGCCACCTGGCGGAGAGCTTCCACGCGCCGGCGATCGCGGCGCGGCTGCAGGAGTCGCGTGAAGTGCTGGAGCATGCGCTCGCCGACGCACGACACGCGGCGCAGCACGCGCGCGACGAGGCGGTGGCGAAGCTGACCGCGCGGCTGGCGGAGCTGCACCTGCCGCACGTGCCGACGCTGGACGAGCTGCGCGAGGCGGCGCGGCAGAAGTACGCGAGCTCGCCGTCGATGGAGACGATCGTGCTGCGGGCGCGGGAGCGGCTGCTGGAGGCGATCGCGCGCGAGCTGCTCGCGCCCTCGCTGGCGGGGCCGGCGCCGCTGCCGGCCTGA
- a CDS encoding TetR/AcrR family transcriptional regulator: MGGRKLPEEERRAEILRAAYAVAAREGLAGVTARAVAAEAGVSSGLVFFHFGEKDALLAALLDWLLASTLVAGELPTAALLASMPADATASERMLAVVRRDLLALRRARARVELFFAYWVLGTHDPVIRQTIRAALARYRASFLPLAEAVVAEAPWRWGPDGAAGLASVAASFVEGNALRAVHDPSGFDADRAMAALVTLLRTPGSTPVSTFPDAP; the protein is encoded by the coding sequence ATGGGCGGACGCAAGCTGCCCGAGGAGGAGCGCCGAGCGGAGATCCTGCGCGCGGCATACGCGGTAGCCGCTCGCGAGGGGCTGGCCGGCGTCACCGCGCGTGCCGTGGCGGCCGAAGCCGGCGTGAGCAGTGGGCTCGTCTTCTTCCACTTCGGGGAGAAGGACGCGCTGCTGGCCGCGTTGCTCGACTGGCTGCTGGCGAGCACGCTGGTCGCCGGCGAGCTGCCGACGGCCGCGCTGCTGGCCTCCATGCCCGCCGACGCGACCGCGTCCGAGCGGATGCTCGCCGTGGTCCGCCGCGACCTGCTGGCGCTCCGGCGCGCCCGCGCCCGCGTCGAGCTGTTCTTCGCCTACTGGGTCCTGGGCACCCACGACCCGGTGATCCGCCAGACCATCCGCGCGGCCCTCGCGCGCTACCGCGCGTCGTTCCTGCCGCTGGCCGAGGCGGTGGTGGCGGAGGCGCCGTGGCGCTGGGGGCCGGACGGCGCGGCGGGGCTGGCCAGCGTCGCGGCCAGCTTCGTCGAGGGGAACGCGCTGCGCGCCGTGCACGACCCCTCCGGCTTCGACGCCGACCGCGCCATGGCGGCGCTGGTCACGCTCCTCCGCACGCCCGGCTCGACTCCCGTCTCCACGTTTCCCGACGCACCGTGA
- a CDS encoding ATP-binding protein yields the protein MSPPPRTSHAPHPRPAAAPPTADGHAGDAGVPGGEYPSVDRRERPDRRRQRRDGAAERRSPLWTEPITGHVPGPTGGDVTVALGRPEIADAPAPAAALDRDALGTLVELVTDPLWVVDRDWRLRFVNRRAAELWRTTPAAVVGRSLWSVLPQAAGGALHETLARAMRDQRTAHVESFSSPHSGRVEVSAYPVGDGLLVLQRDVALLRAGDEAARAIAAERRARQEAERLAGELRAAREAADQARRSAEQARASAEVAARAKSDFLATMSHELRTPINAVTGYAQLLELGVAGPVTDAQRGYLERVLTSSRHLLGLVDDVLDLARLEAGRLVIERVPGTVGPLTGGALALIASQAAARGVRVVEPPPEADARFVGDEHRVRQILVNLLTNAVKFTPAGGTITVEIASDVPTGEDGPRAGTGPWVTIQVHDTGVGIPPALHQAVFEPFVQGDGSRTRTVGGTGLGLAVSRGLARLMGGDLTLRSEAGQGAHFTIWLPTRLPDPPALASDETPRRTRVPRSRSASGQPKAQPLAARAVARPWEDAEDATHGLATVGTRLRQRLEPLLEGYTARLRADPTLPQASALARAQLEDHALSFVADLAQTLVALEHSGGMDADLLRDGSAIQEEIAFRHGEQRYRMGWAELHLRRDYAVMRDEIETVVRQTAAIGGIDVALALSVLHRLLTRAQEVSLRGWRHAASR from the coding sequence ATGTCGCCGCCGCCCCGCACCTCCCACGCGCCGCACCCGCGCCCCGCCGCCGCCCCGCCGACGGCCGACGGACACGCGGGTGACGCCGGCGTGCCGGGCGGCGAGTATCCGTCGGTCGATCGGCGTGAGCGCCCCGACCGCCGCCGGCAGCGTCGAGACGGGGCCGCGGAGCGCCGGTCGCCCCTGTGGACGGAGCCCATCACTGGCCACGTGCCCGGCCCCACGGGCGGCGACGTGACCGTGGCCCTCGGACGCCCCGAGATCGCCGATGCCCCCGCCCCGGCCGCCGCGCTGGACCGCGACGCCCTCGGGACCCTCGTCGAGCTGGTGACCGACCCGCTCTGGGTCGTCGACCGCGACTGGCGCCTCCGCTTCGTGAACCGGCGCGCCGCGGAGCTCTGGCGCACGACCCCCGCGGCGGTGGTCGGCCGCTCCCTCTGGTCGGTGCTGCCGCAGGCCGCCGGCGGCGCGCTCCACGAGACGCTCGCCCGCGCGATGCGCGACCAGCGCACGGCGCACGTCGAGAGCTTCTCGTCGCCCCACAGCGGTCGCGTCGAGGTGAGCGCCTACCCGGTCGGCGACGGGCTCCTCGTCCTCCAGCGCGACGTCGCCCTGCTCCGCGCGGGCGACGAGGCCGCCCGCGCCATCGCCGCGGAGCGCCGCGCCCGCCAGGAGGCGGAGCGCCTCGCCGGCGAGCTGCGCGCGGCGCGCGAGGCGGCCGACCAGGCGCGCCGCAGCGCGGAGCAGGCGCGCGCCTCCGCCGAGGTGGCCGCCCGCGCCAAGAGCGACTTCCTGGCGACGATGAGCCACGAGCTCCGCACGCCGATCAACGCGGTCACCGGCTACGCGCAGCTGCTGGAGCTGGGCGTCGCCGGACCGGTCACGGACGCCCAGCGCGGCTACCTCGAGCGCGTCCTCACGAGCAGCCGCCACCTCCTCGGCCTCGTCGACGACGTGCTCGACCTCGCGCGCCTGGAGGCGGGCCGGCTGGTGATCGAGCGCGTCCCCGGCACGGTCGGCCCCCTCACGGGTGGCGCGCTGGCGCTGATCGCCTCCCAGGCGGCGGCCCGCGGCGTCCGCGTCGTCGAGCCGCCCCCGGAGGCCGACGCGCGCTTCGTCGGTGACGAGCATCGCGTCCGCCAGATCCTCGTCAACCTCCTCACGAACGCGGTCAAGTTCACGCCGGCCGGCGGGACGATCACGGTCGAGATCGCGAGCGACGTCCCGACCGGCGAGGACGGCCCGCGCGCCGGCACGGGCCCGTGGGTCACGATCCAGGTCCACGACACGGGCGTCGGAATCCCGCCGGCGCTCCATCAGGCGGTCTTCGAGCCCTTCGTCCAGGGCGACGGCAGCCGCACGCGCACCGTCGGCGGCACGGGGCTGGGCCTCGCGGTCAGCCGCGGCCTCGCGCGCCTGATGGGCGGCGACCTCACCCTCCGCAGCGAGGCGGGCCAGGGCGCGCACTTCACGATCTGGCTCCCGACACGCCTTCCCGATCCCCCGGCCCTCGCCTCCGACGAGACCCCCCGGCGCACCCGCGTCCCCCGCTCCCGCTCGGCCAGCGGCCAGCCGAAGGCCCAGCCGCTGGCCGCACGGGCCGTCGCGCGACCGTGGGAGGACGCGGAAGATGCCACGCATGGGCTCGCCACCGTCGGGACACGCCTGCGCCAGCGGCTGGAGCCGCTCCTCGAAGGCTACACGGCGCGCCTCCGCGCCGACCCGACGCTCCCCCAGGCGTCCGCCCTCGCGCGCGCCCAGCTCGAGGACCACGCCCTCAGCTTCGTCGCCGACCTGGCGCAGACGCTGGTCGCCCTGGAGCACAGCGGTGGCATGGACGCCGACCTGCTCCGCGACGGCAGCGCGATCCAGGAGGAGATCGCCTTCCGCCACGGCGAGCAGCGCTACCGGATGGGATGGGCGGAGCTCCACCTGCGCCGCGACTACGCCGTGATGCGCGACGAGATCGAGACGGTCGTACGCCAGACCGCCGCCATCGGCGGGATCGATGTCGCGCTCGCGCTCTCCGTGCTCCATCGCCTGCTGACCCGCGCCCAGGAAGTGAGCCTGCGCGGCTGGCGGCACGCCGCCTCCCGCTGA
- a CDS encoding DUF4126 domain-containing protein has protein sequence MSATLLAQAMALASAAGVSTYATVALLGFAARQQWIDQLPSALTGLSSWWVIGLAAALYLIEFLATLVPGVASAWEAVHSTLRPLAGTALAVATAWHADPAIIVAAGLLGGTLALGTQATKLGARVAIDASPEPVTNGVANVAEAGFVATIALLVWQHPWIALAIALATTVLIALLVRAAWRTIGRLLGRRA, from the coding sequence ATGTCCGCGACCCTGCTGGCCCAGGCCATGGCGCTCGCCTCCGCCGCGGGCGTCAGCACCTACGCCACGGTCGCCCTCCTGGGCTTCGCGGCGCGCCAACAGTGGATCGACCAGCTGCCGTCCGCCCTCACGGGCCTGTCGAGCTGGTGGGTCATCGGCCTCGCGGCCGCGCTCTACCTCATCGAGTTCCTGGCCACGCTCGTCCCGGGGGTTGCCTCCGCCTGGGAGGCGGTCCACAGCACGCTGCGCCCGCTCGCCGGGACGGCCCTCGCGGTCGCGACCGCCTGGCACGCCGACCCCGCGATCATCGTCGCCGCCGGACTGCTGGGCGGCACGCTCGCACTCGGCACCCAGGCGACCAAGCTGGGCGCCCGCGTCGCGATCGATGCCAGCCCGGAGCCGGTCACGAACGGCGTCGCCAACGTCGCGGAAGCGGGCTTCGTCGCCACCATCGCCCTGCTCGTCTGGCAGCATCCGTGGATCGCGCTCGCCATCGCCCTGGCGACGACGGTCCTGATCGCGCTCCTCGTGCGCGCGGCGTGGCGCACGATCGGCCGCCTGCTCGGGCGCCGCGCCTGA
- a CDS encoding helix-turn-helix domain-containing protein, with the protein MRRRAGYRSPVGAPLTYRPRESVRSATAGGEPARVAPVVTLLTPDERLRVQAVGLGAFEAVHRDAMEDVVHELRGRSCAAVVVSTAQVARSGRATAARVGDVVRGFPRVPVVALVADAGPGVPQVLLALGRAGVRCLVDARQADGWQSLRDVLGSDPARQVGREALARLAPDLEGACEGCQRFFGALFEVPPEPVTVQMLARRLGVRPTTLMSRFARAGLPSPKRYLAYARLARAARLLENRSATLAAAADQLEYSSAQSFGRHVRMLLGIGAAQFRREYDAERMLARFRDELVAPHAARLRRFAPLGRV; encoded by the coding sequence GTGCGGCGGCGCGCCGGCTACCGGTCGCCAGTCGGCGCGCCGCTGACCTACCGGCCGCGCGAGTCGGTCCGATCGGCCACCGCCGGCGGCGAGCCCGCGCGCGTCGCGCCGGTCGTGACGCTGCTGACGCCGGACGAGCGGCTGCGCGTGCAGGCCGTCGGGCTGGGTGCGTTCGAGGCGGTGCACCGCGACGCGATGGAGGACGTCGTGCACGAGCTGCGCGGGCGCTCGTGCGCCGCCGTGGTGGTCTCGACGGCGCAGGTGGCGCGAAGCGGGCGCGCGACTGCCGCGCGGGTGGGCGACGTCGTGCGCGGCTTTCCGCGCGTGCCGGTCGTCGCGCTGGTGGCGGACGCGGGGCCCGGCGTGCCGCAGGTGCTGCTGGCGCTGGGGCGGGCAGGCGTCCGCTGTCTGGTCGACGCGCGCCAGGCGGATGGCTGGCAGTCGCTGCGCGACGTGCTCGGGAGCGATCCCGCGCGGCAGGTGGGGCGGGAGGCGCTGGCGCGGCTCGCCCCCGACCTGGAGGGGGCGTGCGAGGGGTGCCAGCGCTTCTTCGGCGCGCTGTTCGAGGTGCCGCCCGAGCCGGTGACCGTGCAGATGCTGGCGCGCCGGCTGGGCGTCCGGCCGACGACGCTCATGAGCCGCTTCGCGCGCGCGGGGCTGCCCAGCCCGAAGCGCTACCTCGCGTACGCGCGGCTCGCGCGGGCGGCGCGCCTGCTCGAGAACCGGAGCGCGACGCTGGCCGCGGCGGCCGACCAGCTGGAGTACTCCAGCGCGCAGAGCTTCGGGCGGCACGTGCGCATGCTGCTGGGCATCGGGGCCGCGCAGTTCCGCCGCGAGTACGATGCTGAACGGATGCTGGCGCGATTCCGCGACGAGTTGGTCGCGCCGCACGCCGCGCGACTCAGGCGCTTCGCCCCGCTCGGGCGCGTCTGA
- a CDS encoding DUF2268 domain-containing putative Zn-dependent protease (predicted Zn-dependent protease with a strongly conserved HExxH motif) has translation MLINLLPDFLAVLQHGDRVAAYQRYFETHRALLAAYWDNYVVDPDGPHFEEVVRATVAAPRDDLHAMLEQIDVVALAADAARRAADVLEPDVEIDVVVMVGVGAANAGELVVDGRGTAFVCLEHFTGIANPATQGLGLDPGLVPLWVAHEAAHAVRYTSPTSRSALRTLVHEAGGYYSYWETGRRGALREHLVNEGLAVEVSRLVAPGHAAWEYFGYGRRQYARIRELEPMLARAVAPELDTSGLGLRLRWLSGGMSDEARTYDRYVIPERAGYYVGARLVEPAIASRGAGWAIRASAEELCTAGQTHVVATA, from the coding sequence ATGCTGATCAATCTCCTGCCCGACTTCCTGGCCGTCCTGCAGCACGGCGACCGCGTCGCGGCGTACCAGCGCTACTTCGAGACGCATCGTGCGCTGCTGGCGGCGTACTGGGACAACTACGTCGTCGATCCGGACGGGCCGCACTTCGAGGAAGTCGTGCGGGCGACCGTCGCCGCGCCGCGTGACGACCTGCACGCGATGCTCGAGCAGATCGACGTCGTCGCGCTGGCCGCCGACGCTGCGCGGCGCGCCGCCGACGTGCTGGAGCCGGACGTCGAGATCGACGTCGTCGTGATGGTGGGCGTGGGCGCCGCGAACGCGGGCGAGCTGGTGGTCGACGGCCGCGGCACGGCGTTCGTCTGCCTCGAGCACTTCACCGGCATCGCGAACCCCGCCACGCAGGGACTCGGCCTCGATCCGGGGCTGGTGCCGCTGTGGGTCGCGCACGAGGCGGCGCACGCGGTGCGCTACACGTCGCCCACCAGCCGCAGCGCGCTGCGCACGCTCGTCCACGAGGCGGGCGGCTACTACTCCTACTGGGAGACGGGGCGCCGCGGCGCGCTGCGCGAGCACCTGGTGAACGAGGGCCTCGCGGTCGAGGTGTCGCGCCTCGTCGCGCCGGGCCACGCGGCGTGGGAGTACTTCGGCTACGGCCGCCGCCAGTACGCGCGCATCCGCGAGCTGGAGCCGATGCTCGCGCGCGCGGTGGCGCCGGAGCTGGACACGTCGGGACTCGGCCTGCGCCTGCGGTGGCTGTCGGGCGGCATGAGCGACGAGGCGCGCACGTACGACCGCTACGTCATCCCGGAGCGCGCGGGCTACTACGTCGGTGCCCGCCTCGTCGAGCCGGCGATCGCGTCGCGCGGCGCGGGCTGGGCGATCCGCGCATCGGCCGAGGAGCTGTGCACGGCGGGGCAGACGCACGTGGTGGCGACGGCGTAG
- a CDS encoding DUF2225 domain-containing protein, giving the protein MTTLQQIELTCPVCETHFRSQAVVSTNSFGGKRTDFHERAAGTQPLPYLVHMCERCGYTGAERDFTEEADVSPMLREQVWTELAPQVAASSALQGALPGAAPSKPGVLGSEKYEAAAKVAEWQGMEPRHVADLLLRAAWCCVDEGDIEAERFFRRKAAWAFERALDGFDGVAPEERAVLTYLVGELWRRVGDGDKARQWFDQVPQEVADVTTQQWVIDAARQQRDCPREWFG; this is encoded by the coding sequence ATGACCACGCTTCAGCAAATCGAATTGACCTGCCCGGTGTGCGAGACGCACTTCCGGTCGCAGGCCGTGGTGTCGACGAACTCCTTCGGCGGAAAGCGCACGGACTTCCACGAGCGCGCCGCCGGCACGCAGCCGCTGCCCTACCTCGTGCACATGTGCGAGCGCTGCGGCTACACCGGCGCCGAGCGCGACTTCACGGAGGAGGCGGACGTCTCGCCGATGCTCCGCGAGCAGGTGTGGACGGAGCTCGCGCCGCAGGTCGCCGCGTCGAGCGCGCTGCAGGGCGCCCTCCCCGGCGCCGCGCCGAGCAAGCCGGGCGTCCTCGGCTCCGAGAAGTACGAAGCCGCCGCGAAGGTGGCCGAGTGGCAGGGGATGGAGCCGCGCCACGTCGCGGACCTGCTGCTGCGCGCCGCGTGGTGCTGCGTCGACGAGGGCGACATCGAGGCCGAGCGCTTCTTCCGGCGCAAGGCGGCGTGGGCGTTCGAGCGCGCGCTGGACGGCTTCGACGGCGTCGCGCCCGAGGAGCGCGCGGTGCTCACCTACCTCGTGGGCGAGCTGTGGCGCCGCGTCGGCGACGGCGACAAGGCGCGGCAGTGGTTCGACCAGGTGCCGCAGGAGGTCGCGGACGTGACCACGCAGCAGTGGGTCATCGATGCGGCGCGGCAGCAGCGG